The sequence CACCTTCTCCGGATGGCTCTTGCTAATAAGAACGGTAGCGACTGGGAACTTGGTAGCCGGGGAGTTCCTGTGCGAAGTGGTCAAGGGGATTTTGAGAGACCAGTCGTTCATGAGCAGCGTTCGCTAGTTTCATACGAGGTTGGTCGGTAAAGTAGCAATGGCTCACGAATTGGAGTGAAGGCACCAAGGTAGATTTGGTCTTTTGGATGTTTCCGGTTACAGTTTTAGAGAATGAATGTCTCAGGGCCTTGACATACGTGTTACTTGCCAATGACCATCATTCATTGGGCGAGTTAGAGAGTTCAATTGCCATATCTCATAGATATCCCATCGATGTCCCCAATTTCAACAGGTCGGAAACGCAGAGCAGTAGCGATTAAACTGTCTATAAGGCGGGATGTAGTGGGACATTATGTCACACACTCTCTTCGGCAAAACAACAGCCTCACAGTATGGCTCTATGATGCACGGAATTCCTCCCTTCCCCGGTGTATAATAGCTAATCCAACATTCCGCATGTGGCCGACGTTGTAAAAGACATGGAGAGCTTCCTAAACATCTTTTCAGCCCAGGTCTACATAAAACTTGTTCATACTCTTGGACGACCAGATCACATCACGTAATTGTTCCGCAAAAATGTACCAGCTCCCTTCCTCAGGCCCGCAAAGTCCAATAGCATTTCCAACTTCTACGGAAGTCACTGCGTCGTCGATGACTCCGGCCAACTTCGGCCTGGAATGTTTTTTCCGGTTTACAGACCTAGCTAACAGTGGGCTTATAAATTCATTCTGCTCTTTAGCCTTTCATatacgaccacagccgcTAGCAAACTTCAGGATCCCGTCCGCTCTCtcagggtcaagttggcaaagTCCAGCGAACACCAGTCGTCTTATGTCTCCTAGTTCTTTTCGTCCAAAACTCTTTATTCTTTTGAAAATGTCTGTGGGAGAAAGGGCGTTctccagtccacttccagacacgGTACACATGAGGTTACTGGATGAGTTATTGAGTTTGCTTAGAAGGTTCGGTCCACGAGATCATGTTTCTTTGCCAGGTTGCTTTCAGTCCTAAAGTGGGACCGCCCTGAGGAATGGTCAGTGCCAACGCCTCAAGCGAGCATGGCCTGTGCTTCGGAGGGGTCCGCGGCGTCGGATTTGGTCGAGTTGTTAATTTCGTGCCGACTCTCGAGGTGGGAAAAACTGTAGATTGCACCTGTCTAGCAATTGGAAAGCCTATTAAACTCATGATAGCTGACTGATTTGTAGATTGTGAGAACTCTGAGATTTGAGAACGTATTCTGTTGATGTCGGAAGGCTTCCTCAGCGGAAAAATATCCAACAATTCCAGGAGCGAAAGTGGATTTGCCGTGTTTCGACGATTAATCGCACCCATCGCGAAGGCGTATTTGCAAATGCTCCCAACTCGACACATCCATCACTAGATGAAACCACAATAAGCAACAGCACATCTGCGCTAGTCGCTGAAAGGCCTTAACGACGAAAATGTGTTGCACTCCGTATTTGGGACCTAACACGTAGCGATAATTTTGCACTGCGACCATTTTAGAGTGGTTTCACCGCGACAGTTTACCTGTGGCGTTGCTAGTTCCAGCAGTTCTGGGTATCTTGCATCAAGGGTTCCAACCTCCATGTTGGCACCACCATGATTACATCTCATTGTTCGTGCAACATAGTGGCGTTTTAGCATGCAAGGGGAAGCGAATGTGAGAATTGTAGGCAGGAGCTCGGATGCGGGGATATCGCGTGTGGGGAAATCCATGCTGGGGAAAGGGATGCCGAAGTGTTTACGTCGTGGGTTAGGAGCGGTGGTCCGACAGGGTTCAGCAAATATATTGACCCCGAACATCACAACCTTGAGATGGTCCTATGAAAGGGCCGCATGACTAGAAGTCTCAGACTCTGCATTTGATCCGTAGCACTGCTTTGTCCGCCTTATTCGGGCCTTTTAAACCTCCCGTGTCCCCTAAATATATCCGAATACGAGAACTGTACCGACGTCAACATCGATTAGTTAGGCATAAGAGGCTTTAACGGCGACGACGGGCCTGGGCACAGCAATGTAGGTAGGGCTACTTTAATGGAAGACGAAGCACACGAATTAGCTCTCCGTCTTTTAGAAGACGGCTGACTTTCGCTGGCCGGCGAGACCTTTTTTCGCTTCCCACCTGCCATGACTATCACTTAGGATGGTTTCCTTTAGTTGGGACAAAATACGCGTGTAGATGTGAGAGGCTGAGGCGCGCTTTATTCGACATAAGGGTGCCATACAATTGTCTAcctaaagctaaggaagaaaggagaaaGCAGGCTCGAGACAAGCCTCGAGCTCGCGACCatattgctgctgcgtggcaGCTTAGGCGAAATGAAGTACACACGTGGGACTGGTCCGGCACAGAAGCTCCGGCCCgggcagagccgggtccacacTCCACAGCGTCGGGCGTAGGCCCGTGATATACGATAGTAAAGTTACTATTGTACTTCAACCTGAAAACTATACTTCGTATGATACTTTGAAGTAAAGCTAATAGCACGATAACACAGTACAATAGACAAGTCTGATGCAGTACCTCGAAGCTGTCGCCGTATGGGACCATACTTGCTTTCGTGATGGCCAGACCTCACCTAAGGCTGTTCTTCCTGTAAGAATCACTTGACGcagtggcgatggtgttAAAGTGGGAGCAGTTTTAATGACGATGCAACCCCACATTCTCACCAAAACTCACGAACTTCAACGCACAACATCTTATTAAACCTTCAGTTAAAACGCCTTAAATTTATTTTCCAGTTTATTTAAGACAAAAATTACCATAATTTAAACTTTTAGCGCTTTTAAATTTCAGGTTATGGAGTATTGAGCAGTTGAAGTGTAGAGTGCTGAATAACCGTCTAATTTACTAGCAAAAGTGACAAAATAACCAGCACTTTCGCTTTATGTCTACATGACTCTTCAGACTTTTACTCAAAGCTTTTAAAAATTTAACACAATGCATTTGAGGTAGTAATTAGGCTCTACTTTAAATTAAACCTATTTTACATAAAGGGTGAAGGAGGTCCTGAGAGTAGAAATCGTAGCTTTTGGGTGGGTAATTGCGAGTGCATCGTCATTAAAATGCAGTGACTGTACGAAGAGACGTCCTGGAGCCCTGCAAAACAACCAGTCGGTGACCGCAACCAGTGTTCTCGACCAATGGACTCCCCCCTGGCAGCGGGTTGTCGTAGTGCGGCTGTGCAGATGCGGGGTCTCCACGGGGTAAATGCAAGCCGATAGCACCTCACCAAGCTAGTGCCAAGAATGGTACCACCACGTGCCGCAGTGGCATCGATGTCCTTTCAAGGAAACATGCTACAAACTGGTGGGGGAATGGATGACGAGGCATAAATGTGCCAATCCGAACCGTATGCTCCCGTCAATTTGCCGTTCCAGGGGTAGATCCAAGTAAGCCGGTTACTGTCAGCCACAGTCTTCCATTGTCGAAGACCATTGTTAGAGGCCGGTAACTAGGCTGGtgggtctggtgggcggCCGCATTGCGGCCTTCCCTGGCTGTCCCATCTGTTTGAGCCAGCAAGGGCAGCTACTCTATTACACAATTGCTCCATAGCGTATCTAATGGGTGACCTACATCGCTCAGCGAGCACTCATTCATTCAGGATCTTATCAGATAGAAGCTGCGGCTCCTCATAGACAGGTGCCCATATGTCACATGCGCTGCTTTGTTCCCAGCACAAGAATATTGGGTTTAGCGCAAACGAAACAGTCTCGAACGGAACTATCCTCACGAGATGTTGAAATTGCCGGCAGCGAATTCTTGGAAGACTGATATTTCTTTCGGCCCTGCTTCCTGGTCTCGATGGCGCTAGTGGCACGAACGTTCAATTACAGTCGGGCCTTTTAAATTTCTGTTAGTAGGAGTGAGCCCTTAGACCACAAGCCAAATCTCGAAGATCCAACGGGTGCTTTGCTCCGACTGGCTATATAAGACCAATGTCGGGCACTCCTGTCAGGAACTCGCGAAGATTATCCATCCACGGCAATTCTGCCCTCCTCTCTGGTTCTCATGCCTCACCTCAGACTTCTAAACATGTTTGTTCTCTCGCTGCTTCTCGCTGCCACCACTCCCATTGCATCGGCCGGGAGTAGCCTCCGTGACTCTGGCCTAAGTCCGTCGTGGGCTGAAGCATACCGTAAGGCGGATACAGCAGTAGCTAAGCTGTCTTTGGACGACAAAGTCGGGCTGGTGACACCCCATGAAAATCCGTGTACAGGCAACACATCTCCAGCTCAGGCAATTGGATATCCGTCACTCTGTCTTAAAGATTCACCTCTCGGCATCAccgatgccaatggcaatgcaACAGCATTCACCCCAGGCATAATGGCAGGGTCAACTTGGGATGTGAACCTGATTCGGCAACGCGGCGAATTCCTCGGCGAGGAGTCAAAAGCCGCTGGCATCAACGCTCAACTCGGTCCAGTGGCTGGAGCCCTCGGGAAGATTGCACATGCTGGCCGCAACTGGGAAGGTTTCAGCGTTGATCCCTATCTGCAGGGTATCGCAGTTGCACACACTGTCGAGGGAATGCAGGGTGCTGGTGTTCAGGCCGTCACGAAGCACTTCATCGCGAACGAACAGGAGCTGAATCGAGAGACAATCAGCTCAAATGTCAACGATCGCGTTATCCACGAATTGTACTTATGGCCATTCGCAGATGCCGTCCACTCCAATACGGCGGCCGTAATGTGTTCATACAACAAACTGAACAGCACCTGGGCTTGTGAGGACGATCACAGTCTAAACGGTCTACTAAAGACGGAACTCGGATTTCAGGGTTACGTTATTGCAGATTGGGGCGCCCAACACTCTACTGAGAAGTCCGCACTCAGCGGTCTAGATATGGCTAGTCCGCGGTACGGTTTGTGGGGGGCTAATTTGACCACCGCGGTTAGCACAGGCAAAGTACCTGTCGAGCGGTTGAACGACATGGTTCGCCGTATTCTCGCCTCATGGTACTTCTTGAACCAGGATGAAAACTACCCACCCGTCAATATTACTGCTGCCGTAAGGGGCTCCCATGAGGAGAATGTGCGCGCCGTGGCACGCGACGGTATCGTCCTACTACGAAACAAGGGCAATATTTTACCTCTTTCGAAGCCGAGCTCGCTTGCGGTCATCGGCTCTGCTTCTGTTCCGAACCCAGATGGTTATAATTCGTGCGGAGAACGTGCGTGCAACAAAGGTGCTCTTGGCATGGGCTGGGGATCTGGCACCGCTGATTACCCTTATTTTGTAAGCCCCCACGATGCAATCAAGCAGCGCGCGAGCGGTGAAGGCACCACGGTGATCCTCAGTGCAACAGATGATCCGGTCGAAGGTGCCAAGGCTGCCCAGGGCAAGGACGCCGCAATTGTTGTGATTACATCCGATTCTGGTGAGGAATATATTACAGTTGAAGGCAACCACGGAGACCGCAACAACTTGGACCCCTGGCACCAGGGTAATGAGCTAGTGACGGCGGTGGCTGCAGAGAACCCGAACACgatcgtcgtcatccacaGCGTTGGGCCAATAATCCTCGAGAAAATTCTCGACAGCCCTGGGGTCAAGGCCATCGTGTGGGCTGGCCTACCCAGCTCAGAAAGTGGAAATGCCTTGGTCGATATCCTCTACGGTGAAACATCTCCCTCCGGGAAGCTCCCATACACAATTGCCCGAAATGAATCCGATTACCCGGCTATGATAGTCACCACGGATAACGACGACTTCGTTGAGGGTCTGTACATTGACTATCGACATTTTGACGCCAAGGAGATTGTGCCGCGATACGAGTTTGGATACGGACTCTGTAAGTCTTATCGTAATGCAGCTTAATGAAATCAGCTGACGATTGTTAGCGTACACTAGCTTTGATTATAGTAACATCCAGGCGAACTCAACCGCTAGGGCTGGTCCTGCCTCTGGTGAAGTCATCCCGGGAGGTCGGGCGGACTTATGGGGGGATGTCGCCACAGTTACGTGCACCGTAACGAACAATGGCTCGGTAGCAGGAGCGGAAGTCGTGCAACTTTACATCAGCATGCCTTCGACCGCACCTGAAGCCCCGCCGCGTCAACTACGTGGTTTCGCCAAGCTACGCTTAGAACCTGGTGGCAGCGAGATGGCAGTGTTCAAGCTGCGACGCCGTGACTTGAGTTTCTGGGATGTATCATCCCAGGAGTGGGTCTTGCCGGATGGCAGCTTTGGTGTCTTTCTCGGCGCCAGTTCTCGCGACATCAGGTTAACTGGCTCAATCTCGACGACAACTCCTGTCTACGCGTAGTTGACTACGAGGGGCCGCGGATAGGATATACAATGGGGGTAAAGCGCAGCTTTTGCAGTTTACAGAAGGGGGATTTTATAGGGGCCTGTCCCCAGCCCCCCTAGCCACACTACGTTCGAATGTTATAGTACTTGATTTCTTACAGTATAGTGTCGCACATCAGGCTGTCAGGTATCACGACTTCAAGACGGGGTAAGTCGTTGCTTTTTACAATGCTACAATGCCGCGTCGCGGCATTGTATCACCAACGACTCCTGGTCTTGAGATTGTGTCAGATATGGTTACTTATTACAGCTTCGCCGAAgcggcgaagctgctcaCAAGTTAAATAGCTGCATTCATTCCTTTATTCAGATAATTCTCATTCAATACAATTGGTACTTTCGTTGCCGCCATactcgatctcatgtgaACCCCACAGTTGTGTGACAATATGTTTACAGACATGGGCCATGAAAAAGACCGTTACGATATCCAAATTGCAGACCGGGGCAGTTGGCAAAGTTGCAGGGAATGCTGACGATTCGCGGGTTTACCTCGGGTTACGTCAGCTTATGGTTGGCAGCTGTTCGCTGGTATAAAGACTTGCCTGCTGAGCCGCACAAGGAAGACATTTTAGCAAAAGCCCAGACGAAGGCAGGCGAGTCTGCTGCGTTCGAGTTTGCTTCTCTTGCGCCCGTCTCGGTTTGAATCTGACAAGATAAGCAAGCTTGTCCGGCAGACGCCTGACCGAAATGTTGCCGAAGGCGCCATTCTTACGGCTCGAAAACCGACTTGCTTCCAATACCATAGCTTGGATCATCGTATCCAGCAGATTGTTGACATCTTTGACACGGCCATACCAGTATCCACGGCGGCACAGAGCCAAGAGGAGCCAGAGATTGTGGAGTGTATCGAAACGCCAAGGCGACGTGGGTTACCTCGTAACAACAAAGATGAGAAAGACCAACCGCGAGTGTTCTTGCCGCCATGGAATTCGGGTTATCCTGATTTACCAGTTCCACGGAGTGCCGAGACCAGGATTTGACTAATGTGCCACAGAGCTGTCTCAGAATCTCCAAGACGCCTTGTCTCTTCAAAGTAACTTCGGGTAGAACTCAACAGCGGGAAGTTCCTATCCGCAAACATTTGCCACGACCACATTGCCTGAAGGCCCCAAGTAGGTCACACGATAGGTCTGTAAAATACGACATGCCGGAGCCGGAAGCGGTTGTCAGGGTGGTCATCAGGGTGGCGATCAAttcaattccatcaatttCGCCTTCacgttgagttgagttgacagCTTACTCA comes from Pochonia chlamydosporia 170 chromosome Unknown PCv3seq00037, whole genome shotgun sequence and encodes:
- a CDS encoding beta-glucosidase (similar to Aspergillus terreus NIH2624 XP_001216552.1); its protein translation is MFVLSLLLAATTPIASAGSSLRDSGLSPSWAEAYRKADTAVAKLSLDDKVGLVTPHENPCTGNTSPAQAIGYPSLCLKDSPLGITDANGNATAFTPGIMAGSTWDVNLIRQRGEFLGEESKAAGINAQLGPVAGALGKIAHAGRNWEGFSVDPYLQGIAVAHTVEGMQGAGVQAVTKHFIANEQELNRETISSNVNDRVIHELYLWPFADAVHSNTAAVMCSYNKLNSTWACEDDHSLNGLLKTELGFQGYVIADWGAQHSTEKSALSGLDMASPRYGLWGANLTTAVSTGKVPVERLNDMVRRILASWYFLNQDENYPPVNITAAVRGSHEENVRAVARDGIVLLRNKGNILPLSKPSSLAVIGSASVPNPDGYNSCGERACNKGALGMGWGSGTADYPYFVSPHDAIKQRASGEGTTVILSATDDPVEGAKAAQGKDAAIVVITSDSGEEYITVEGNHGDRNNLDPWHQGNELVTAVAAENPNTIVVIHSVGPIILEKILDSPGVKAIVWAGLPSSESGNALVDILYGETSPSGKLPYTIARNESDYPAMIVTTDNDDFVEGLYIDYRHFDAKEIVPRYEFGYGLSYTSFDYSNIQANSTARAGPASGEVIPGGRADLWGDVATVTCTVTNNGSVAGAEVVQLYISMPSTAPEAPPRQLRGFAKLRLEPGGSEMAVFKLRRRDLSFWDVSSQEWVLPDGSFGVFLGASSRDIRLTGSISTTTPVYA